In a genomic window of Pirellulales bacterium:
- a CDS encoding cupin domain-containing protein → MITRREMIIAAAAIPAAGAVALAQSSSAQSNSAGAKPVMHSSVFDWEKMNEQMTKVGAKRQVLDTPVATLDRLECHITTVNPGEEPHPPHQHPEEELMLLKEGTLDVLQNDKRQRVGPGSVIFNSSNELHGFKNVGDTPATYFVVKWWSPGAGKVQAK, encoded by the coding sequence ATGATTACCCGTAGAGAAATGATCATCGCGGCGGCGGCGATTCCGGCGGCCGGCGCCGTGGCGCTGGCACAATCGAGCTCGGCGCAGTCGAACTCAGCAGGCGCCAAGCCCGTTATGCATTCTTCCGTGTTCGATTGGGAGAAGATGAACGAGCAAATGACCAAGGTGGGGGCCAAGCGGCAGGTTCTCGATACGCCGGTGGCCACACTCGACCGGCTGGAGTGCCACATTACCACCGTGAACCCGGGCGAAGAGCCGCATCCGCCGCATCAGCATCCGGAAGAAGAATTGATGCTGCTGAAAGAGGGGACGCTGGATGTGCTGCAAAACGATAAACGGCAGCGCGTGGGGCCAGGTTCGGTGATCTTCAACAGCTCGAATGAATTGCACGGCTTCAAAAACGTGGGGGACACGCCGGCCACGTACTTTGTTGTGAAGTGGTGGTCGCCGGGAGCGGGGAAAGTGCAAGCGAAGTGA
- a CDS encoding DNA starvation/stationary phase protection protein: MAPLTAAQPKSRKNHALATPTDLSREGVSEICESLRGLLADVFALYVKTKNFHWHMSGPHFRDYHLMLDEQSDQIFAMTDDIAERARKIGGTTLHSIGEIAKHQRLKDNNAEFVAPQEMLAELCADNQQLTESLREAHEVCDRHNDVATTSLIEVWIDQTERRTWFLFEASTER, translated from the coding sequence ATGGCGCCGTTGACTGCCGCGCAGCCCAAATCGCGGAAAAATCACGCATTGGCCACGCCGACCGACCTGAGCCGCGAGGGCGTTTCGGAAATCTGTGAAAGTTTGCGCGGCCTGTTGGCCGACGTGTTTGCGCTATATGTGAAGACCAAAAACTTTCATTGGCACATGAGCGGACCGCACTTCCGCGATTATCACTTGATGCTAGACGAACAGTCGGACCAAATTTTCGCCATGACCGATGATATTGCGGAACGCGCGCGCAAAATCGGCGGCACCACGCTGCACTCCATCGGCGAGATCGCCAAGCATCAACGCTTGAAGGATAACAACGCGGAGTTTGTGGCGCCCCAGGAGATGCTGGCGGAACTGTGCGCCGACAATCAACAACTTACGGAATCGCTGCGCGAAGCGCATGAAGTGTGCGATCGGCACAACGACGTGGCCACGACCAGCCTGATTGAAGTTTGGATCGATCAGACCGAACGCCGCACCTGGTTTTTGTTTGAAGCCAGCACGGAACGTTGA
- a CDS encoding metalloregulator ArsR/SmtB family transcription factor: MVKYFPKSLNRVFFALSDPTRRAILAQLADGHMTITALAAPFSISFVAVSKHIRVLEQAGLLKRSKQGREYHLRLIAEPLHDAVNWLEQYERFWTEHLDQIKARAEQKARERAQRKPNP; the protein is encoded by the coding sequence ATGGTTAAGTATTTTCCCAAGTCGCTGAACCGGGTGTTTTTCGCCCTTTCCGACCCGACGCGCCGAGCGATTCTGGCCCAATTGGCGGACGGCCACATGACCATTACGGCGCTGGCGGCGCCGTTTAGCATTTCGTTTGTCGCGGTTTCTAAGCACATTCGCGTGCTGGAACAGGCCGGGCTGCTCAAACGGAGCAAGCAGGGGCGCGAATATCACTTGCGACTGATTGCTGAGCCGCTGCACGATGCGGTCAATTGGCTGGAGCAATACGAGCGGTTCTGGACCGAACATCTTGACCAAATTAAAGCCCGAGCGGAGCAAAAAGCCCGCGAGAGGGCGCAACGCAAACCCAACCCTTAA
- a CDS encoding SDR family NAD(P)-dependent oxidoreductase, translating into MKGSWALITGASSGFGWAIAEQLAARGVNLLITGRREDRLLELKEKIVNEHKVLVEPLVFDVRSLEQCEAALKQKASLVANVSILINNAGLARGGEPLPTGKIEDWDQMIDTNIKGLLHMTRLVLPYMIERNTGHIVNLGSIAGRWVPPGMGVYSATKMAVRAITNGLRIDLMGKNIRVTNIEPGIAETEFAHVRLADDQKASAIYKGITPLSANDVAEAVLWCLDRPAHVNIHELLITPQAQAGVGAAYVHRS; encoded by the coding sequence ATGAAAGGCTCTTGGGCGCTGATCACCGGCGCTTCCTCCGGTTTTGGTTGGGCAATTGCCGAACAATTGGCGGCCCGAGGTGTGAATTTGCTGATCACTGGGCGCCGGGAGGATCGGCTGCTGGAATTGAAAGAGAAAATTGTGAACGAACACAAAGTGCTGGTCGAGCCGCTGGTGTTCGACGTCCGCTCCCTGGAGCAGTGCGAAGCGGCCCTCAAGCAAAAAGCTTCTCTGGTGGCCAATGTTTCCATTCTCATCAATAACGCCGGGCTGGCCCGCGGAGGCGAGCCGCTGCCGACAGGCAAGATCGAAGATTGGGATCAAATGATCGACACCAACATCAAAGGCCTCCTGCACATGACTCGGCTGGTGCTGCCTTACATGATCGAACGCAACACCGGCCACATTGTGAACCTGGGCTCCATTGCCGGTCGCTGGGTGCCGCCCGGCATGGGAGTTTATTCGGCTACCAAGATGGCCGTGCGGGCCATTACCAACGGCTTGCGAATCGACCTGATGGGAAAAAACATTCGGGTGACGAACATCGAGCCCGGCATTGCCGAAACGGAATTCGCCCATGTGCGGCTGGCGGACGATCAAAAAGCGTCCGCCATTTACAAAGGCATCACGCCGCTCAGCGCGAACGATGTCGCAGAAGCCGTGCTGTGGTGTTTAGATCGCCCGGCGCACGTGAACATTCACGAACTGCTGATCACCCCGCAAGCCCAAGCCGGCGTCGGCGCCGCCTACGTGCACCGCAGTTGA
- a CDS encoding glycosyl hydrolase family 28 protein has protein sequence MSKGKSRSVSRRRLITAASVPMMAVALESGLFNGRAQAAEAAVAGSAEKNLAGMRVFNVREYGAKGDGTTLDTKAVQAAIDACAEDRGGVVLVPAGAFLIAPIELKSNVTLHIAAGGKLLATTDPALYHPVRGIPINGDHTMGDGNVGLLFAAEAENITIEGPGVIDGQGKQVRAAGLNGINRCHLLLFYHCTNLTIRDVYMFQSSYHTCRICNSSYINLDGIRIFSRVTGNNDGFHFISADHVTLSNCEIRCQDDACALFGSCQFIMVTNCLFSTRWSVFRFGGGTAKNVAVSNCVMYQVYGCPIKLHCEPGSLFENMSFSNLVMEDVSGPFYLGVGRQMRRQQGGDQAGKSDGNAAAANEKGTAKAENAPTEKAADSPAKRSPGTIRNISFSNISGTVVTKISTLDDSEALETRSHGVTNIGEQHSCIVLNCVEGQVMENISLSDIRLTFGGGGTAEDAARRDLPQIAGEYFSLGAMPAYGLYARNVRGLMLNNIRFQVATAELRPAVILSNVQDVSMLGLSAEGNPEAESLLRFINTADTLITAPRVLTSVAVFLRVEGAKNKTITIDGGDISKASKPLDFADGASETAVKLRG, from the coding sequence ATGAGCAAAGGTAAATCTCGTTCAGTCTCGCGGCGGCGGTTGATTACAGCGGCCTCGGTTCCGATGATGGCCGTGGCGCTGGAGTCAGGGCTATTCAATGGCCGCGCGCAGGCCGCGGAAGCAGCCGTCGCTGGATCGGCGGAAAAAAATCTGGCCGGAATGCGCGTGTTTAACGTGCGCGAATACGGAGCCAAAGGGGATGGAACCACGCTTGATACCAAGGCGGTTCAGGCGGCAATCGACGCCTGCGCGGAAGATCGCGGCGGCGTTGTGCTGGTGCCGGCTGGCGCGTTTCTGATTGCTCCGATCGAACTCAAAAGCAATGTCACGCTGCACATTGCGGCCGGTGGAAAACTGTTGGCGACGACCGACCCGGCGTTATATCATCCCGTCCGGGGCATTCCGATCAATGGCGATCATACGATGGGCGACGGCAACGTCGGCCTGCTGTTCGCCGCCGAAGCGGAAAATATCACCATCGAAGGGCCCGGCGTCATTGACGGCCAGGGAAAACAGGTGCGCGCCGCCGGATTAAACGGCATCAATCGCTGCCACTTGCTGTTGTTTTATCACTGCACCAATCTCACGATTCGCGATGTGTACATGTTCCAAAGCTCGTACCACACTTGCCGGATCTGCAACAGTTCGTATATCAATCTCGACGGCATTCGAATTTTTAGTCGTGTAACGGGCAACAACGATGGGTTTCATTTCATCAGTGCCGACCATGTGACGCTCAGCAATTGCGAAATTCGCTGCCAAGACGATGCCTGTGCGCTGTTCGGCAGTTGCCAGTTTATTATGGTGACGAATTGTTTATTCAGTACGCGCTGGTCGGTATTTCGCTTCGGCGGCGGAACTGCCAAGAACGTGGCAGTTTCCAACTGTGTGATGTACCAGGTGTACGGCTGCCCCATTAAGCTGCATTGTGAGCCGGGCTCGCTGTTCGAAAACATGAGCTTTTCGAATTTGGTGATGGAAGATGTTAGCGGGCCGTTTTACTTGGGTGTTGGTAGGCAAATGCGCCGGCAACAGGGTGGCGACCAGGCTGGAAAATCGGACGGAAACGCAGCGGCCGCGAATGAAAAGGGAACCGCAAAAGCTGAAAATGCCCCGACCGAGAAAGCCGCCGATTCGCCCGCCAAGCGCTCGCCGGGAACCATTCGAAATATTTCTTTCAGCAACATCAGCGGCACCGTCGTTACAAAAATAAGCACACTGGACGATTCCGAAGCGCTAGAAACACGCTCCCACGGAGTCACCAACATTGGCGAGCAACATTCCTGCATTGTGCTCAATTGCGTCGAAGGGCAAGTGATGGAAAACATTTCGCTCAGCGATATTCGCCTTACTTTCGGCGGCGGCGGCACGGCGGAAGATGCGGCCCGGCGCGATCTGCCGCAAATTGCCGGCGAATATTTTTCGCTGGGCGCGATGCCTGCCTATGGCTTGTATGCCCGCAACGTGCGCGGCCTGATGCTCAATAACATCCGCTTCCAAGTCGCCACGGCGGAACTGCGCCCCGCGGTCATTCTCAGCAACGTGCAAGATGTTTCGATGCTAGGCCTCTCGGCCGAAGGCAATCCGGAAGCGGAATCGTTGCTGCGGTTCATCAACACAGCCGACACTTTAATTACGGCCCCGCGCGTACTGACGTCAGTCGCCGTGTTCTTGCGCGTGGAGGGAGCGAAAAACAAAACCATCACCATCGACGGCGGCGATATATCCAAGGCCAGCAAGCCGTTGGATTTTGCCGATGGCGCCAGCGAAACTGCCGTGAAGTTGCGTGGTTGA
- a CDS encoding DinB family protein yields the protein MKTVDFIRKGLEGSARGALLLVDDMKDAPLTFPTPKGGNHPLWVMGHMAHTEGSLVQHIMLGRPNPVAHWGELFGMKSEPTADAGRYPSLDEIREKFLELRAETMKLLDTLSDADLDQPAKGCPPEMKEFVGTYWQCFLIIIFNTMTHRGQVADARRAAGRKPLRM from the coding sequence ATGAAAACCGTGGATTTTATCCGCAAAGGATTGGAAGGGAGTGCGCGGGGCGCGCTGCTGTTGGTTGACGACATGAAAGACGCGCCGCTGACGTTCCCGACGCCCAAGGGAGGCAACCATCCGCTGTGGGTGATGGGACACATGGCGCACACAGAGGGGTCGCTCGTCCAGCACATCATGCTTGGCCGGCCAAATCCGGTGGCTCATTGGGGCGAATTGTTCGGCATGAAAAGCGAACCGACCGCCGATGCCGGCCGCTATCCGTCGCTGGACGAAATTCGCGAAAAATTTCTGGAATTGCGGGCCGAGACGATGAAACTGCTCGACACACTCAGCGATGCGGATTTGGATCAGCCGGCCAAGGGCTGCCCGCCGGAGATGAAGGAATTCGTGGGGACGTATTGGCAGTGCTTTCTGATCATCATTTTCAACACGATGACCCACCGGGGGCAAGTGGCGGATGCCCGGCGCGCGGCGGGGCGCAAGCCGCTGCGAATGTGA
- a CDS encoding zinc-dependent alcohol dehydrogenase family protein gives MPRVVRFHQTGRPEVLKIENVDVPPPGAGEVRIAVKALGMNRAESMFRLGQYLEDPKLPARLGYEAAGTVEAIGPGVTGFKLGDAVSTVPSFSQNQYGVYGELATVPATALAKHPPSLSWGEAAAIWMQYVTAYGAIIDIASLTAGDTLLVSAASSSVGLAAIQIANMVGAKPIALTRKSQKRAELTKLGAAHVIATEEQDLIAEVKRLTDGHGARVVFDPVGGPTLAKLISATAYHGIIFQYGALSPEPTPLPLFEVLEKCLTIRGYVMFEIAKEPAKLKRCIDFVVGGLASGKLKPIIAKMFPLEQIVEAHRYLESNQQIGKIVVTV, from the coding sequence ATGCCGCGCGTCGTGCGATTTCATCAAACCGGCAGACCGGAAGTGTTGAAGATCGAAAATGTCGATGTTCCACCCCCCGGCGCCGGCGAAGTGCGAATCGCGGTTAAGGCGTTGGGGATGAATCGGGCCGAATCGATGTTTCGCCTTGGCCAATATCTGGAAGATCCCAAATTGCCGGCGCGGCTCGGTTACGAGGCTGCCGGAACCGTGGAAGCCATTGGCCCGGGCGTCACCGGCTTCAAACTGGGGGATGCCGTCAGCACGGTGCCTTCGTTTTCGCAAAATCAGTATGGCGTGTACGGCGAGTTGGCAACCGTGCCGGCCACTGCGTTGGCCAAGCATCCGCCGTCGTTATCGTGGGGCGAAGCGGCCGCAATTTGGATGCAATACGTCACCGCCTATGGGGCGATCATCGACATTGCGAGTTTAACTGCCGGAGACACGCTGCTTGTTTCCGCCGCATCCAGCAGCGTAGGTTTGGCCGCGATTCAAATTGCCAATATGGTCGGAGCGAAGCCGATTGCACTTACACGCAAAAGCCAGAAGCGCGCGGAATTGACTAAGCTGGGCGCGGCACACGTGATTGCCACCGAAGAACAGGATTTGATCGCCGAAGTCAAACGCTTGACCGACGGACATGGAGCTCGGGTGGTGTTCGATCCGGTTGGTGGACCAACGCTTGCCAAGTTAATATCCGCCACGGCCTATCACGGCATCATTTTTCAATACGGCGCTCTCAGTCCGGAGCCAACGCCGTTGCCGCTGTTCGAAGTGCTGGAAAAATGCCTGACCATTCGCGGATACGTGATGTTCGAAATCGCCAAGGAACCGGCCAAACTGAAACGCTGCATCGATTTCGTCGTGGGCGGACTGGCCAGCGGTAAACTGAAGCCGATCATCGCCAAGATGTTCCCCTTGGAGCAAATTGTCGAGGCGCACCGCTATTTGGAATCGAACCAACAGATTGGAAAAATCGTGGTCACTGTTTGA
- a CDS encoding DUF1559 domain-containing protein: MRRAPWGFTLVELLVVIAIIGILIALLLPAVQAAREAARRSECQNNLKQMGIAIQSHLDVRKVFPMGRNRYDQYALSWAYYLLPYMEENPMYTAYNSSVRDDDVGNTQTMRTAVAVYACPSRRSAAADRNFDNNDVAPVVLHAGTLGDYAANAGFIYNIGMVAVEQTNTAIQFKFGAYDPTKAGPIFSGSRVAVRNVTDGLSKTLAIGERYIPPFDPTRPENMHDYDQGDTAFISGDQPRTIFAGTQEGFASGPNDMDDKNTVSKFGSNHVGVVQFVYLDGHVSAIDDTILAKDLMALSTIAGGENTPLQN, encoded by the coding sequence ATGCGCCGCGCGCCCTGGGGCTTCACGCTCGTTGAGTTGCTAGTGGTGATCGCCATTATTGGAATTTTGATTGCGCTATTGTTGCCTGCCGTGCAAGCGGCGCGCGAGGCCGCCCGGCGCAGCGAATGCCAAAACAATTTGAAGCAAATGGGCATTGCCATTCAGTCGCATTTGGATGTCCGAAAGGTTTTTCCGATGGGGCGCAATCGATACGATCAGTACGCACTTTCTTGGGCATATTACTTGCTGCCCTACATGGAAGAAAATCCCATGTACACCGCTTATAACAGTTCCGTCCGTGACGACGATGTTGGGAACACCCAAACCATGCGCACAGCAGTGGCGGTCTATGCCTGTCCCAGCCGGCGCTCGGCGGCGGCCGATCGTAATTTCGATAACAACGATGTTGCTCCCGTTGTGCTGCACGCCGGCACGTTGGGCGATTACGCAGCCAATGCTGGATTCATATACAACATCGGGATGGTTGCGGTCGAGCAAACCAATACGGCAATCCAATTCAAATTTGGAGCGTACGATCCCACCAAAGCCGGTCCCATTTTTAGCGGTTCGCGCGTTGCCGTGCGCAACGTGACCGACGGATTATCAAAGACCCTGGCTATCGGCGAGCGGTACATCCCGCCGTTTGATCCCACTCGCCCGGAGAACATGCACGATTACGACCAAGGCGATACGGCGTTTATCTCCGGCGACCAACCGCGGACGATTTTCGCTGGAACGCAAGAAGGATTTGCCAGCGGCCCAAACGATATGGATGACAAAAACACGGTTTCTAAATTCGGCAGCAACCACGTGGGCGTTGTTCAATTTGTCTATCTGGACGGCCATGTCAGCGCGATCGACGACACGATCCTCGCTAAAGATTTGATGGCGCTAAGCACCATCGCCGGCGGCGAAAATACGCCGCTGCAAAATTAA
- a CDS encoding SRPBCC domain-containing protein, with translation MSTATATPVAKASSSIQTLNVRKEIQIAAPIDIVFETVLEPQDRLTEMNLKLEAWPGGRWYRDLGNNTGHLWGHVQVIKPPKLLEITGPMMMSYPVASFIQYRLTEEDGGTKLSFVHQAIGLIAPEHLEGLNKGWGDIMNTIKTAAEAKRGTR, from the coding sequence ATGTCAACCGCAACTGCTACGCCTGTTGCCAAGGCTTCGTCCAGCATTCAAACTTTGAACGTGCGCAAAGAAATCCAAATTGCCGCGCCCATCGACATTGTTTTCGAAACGGTTTTGGAGCCGCAGGACCGCTTGACCGAAATGAACCTCAAGCTGGAAGCGTGGCCGGGCGGACGCTGGTATCGCGATCTGGGGAACAACACGGGCCACTTGTGGGGGCACGTGCAAGTGATTAAGCCGCCGAAGCTTTTGGAAATTACCGGACCGATGATGATGTCGTATCCCGTGGCTTCGTTCATTCAATATCGGCTTACGGAAGAAGATGGCGGCACCAAGCTTTCGTTCGTGCATCAGGCCATCGGGCTGATTGCGCCTGAGCACTTGGAAGGACTCAACAAAGGCTGGGGCGATATTATGAATACCATTAAGACTGCCGCAGAGGCGAAGCGGGGTACACGGTAG
- a CDS encoding catalase family peroxidase → MPQTIEKKSAPADKLSQDLLKSFDDVFGLHPGFRPVHAKGLMCSGTFTPSAAAKQLTRAPQVARPSTNVIVRLSDFAGVPNVPDNHPEIASPRGMAIRFYLAEHVHSDIVGHSADGFPVRTGEEFLEFHRAVAASPSEAPHPTPVEAFVMSHPKALEFVQLPKPLPTSFARESFFAVSAFKFTNAEGASRFGRYRILPEAGNEYLTAEQAAKKSPNYLFEEWTERIGKGPIKYRILVQLAEAQDETADATIRWPADRKEVEFGVITLTQRVNDQEPEMRKIIFDPRPNVDGIEASADPLFEVRANLYLLSGRRRRAASAG, encoded by the coding sequence ATGCCGCAAACCATCGAGAAAAAATCTGCACCGGCCGACAAGCTGTCGCAGGATTTGCTCAAATCGTTTGACGATGTGTTCGGATTGCATCCCGGTTTCCGACCCGTACACGCCAAGGGGTTGATGTGCTCCGGCACGTTCACTCCCTCGGCGGCTGCTAAACAGTTGACGCGCGCTCCGCAGGTAGCTCGGCCTTCGACGAATGTGATTGTGCGGCTTTCTGATTTTGCGGGCGTGCCGAATGTTCCCGATAATCATCCCGAAATTGCCAGTCCGCGGGGCATGGCCATCCGATTTTATTTGGCCGAGCACGTGCATTCCGATATTGTGGGGCACTCGGCTGATGGCTTTCCCGTGCGGACCGGCGAGGAGTTTTTAGAATTCCATCGGGCGGTTGCCGCCAGCCCGTCCGAGGCGCCGCATCCTACGCCCGTGGAGGCGTTTGTCATGTCGCATCCCAAGGCACTGGAATTTGTGCAATTGCCCAAGCCGCTGCCGACCAGTTTTGCCCGCGAGTCGTTCTTTGCGGTGTCGGCGTTCAAATTCACCAATGCGGAAGGAGCCAGCCGCTTTGGCCGGTATCGCATTCTTCCTGAGGCGGGCAACGAATATTTAACGGCCGAGCAAGCGGCCAAAAAATCGCCCAATTATTTGTTCGAGGAATGGACGGAGCGGATTGGCAAAGGGCCGATCAAGTACCGCATTTTGGTGCAATTGGCCGAGGCACAAGACGAAACCGCCGATGCCACCATCCGCTGGCCGGCCGACCGCAAGGAAGTGGAATTCGGCGTCATTACCCTGACCCAGCGTGTGAACGACCAGGAGCCGGAAATGCGGAAAATCATTTTCGATCCGCGCCCCAATGTCGATGGCATCGAGGCCAGCGCCGACCCGCTGTTTGAAGTGCGGGCCAATCTCTATTTACTCAGCGGCCGACGCCGCAGAGCGGCCAGTGCCGGGTAG